A genomic segment from Tindallia californiensis encodes:
- a CDS encoding cobalamin B12-binding domain-containing protein — MDRPIRVLVAKPGLDGHDRGAKVIARALRDAGMEVIYTGLRLTPDQIVQAAVQEDVDVVALSILSGAHGHLLPKVVDKLKEEGIYDEVLVLGGGVIPEDDIPELKKSGVAEIFTPGTPTGVTIDFIKNNLKRSL, encoded by the coding sequence ATGGATAGACCCATTAGAGTATTAGTTGCAAAACCAGGTTTAGATGGACATGATCGTGGCGCTAAAGTAATTGCTCGAGCTCTTAGAGATGCTGGCATGGAGGTTATTTACACAGGACTCAGACTAACTCCGGATCAAATTGTTCAGGCAGCTGTTCAGGAGGATGTGGATGTAGTGGCCCTCAGTATTCTTTCTGGTGCACATGGACATCTTCTTCCTAAAGTAGTAGACAAACTGAAAGAAGAAGGTATATACGATGAAGTGCTGGTGCTGGGTGGCGGTGTTATTCCGGAAGATGATATTCCTGAACTTAAAAAATCAGGTGTTGCTGAAATTTTCACACCAGGGACACCAACCGGTGTAACCATTGATTTTATTAAAAACAATTTGAAAAGAAGCCTTTAA
- the mce gene encoding methylmalonyl-CoA epimerase, whose amino-acid sequence MKTLKVDHIGIAVKNLDETLKFYEEVLGMECTGKEEVEEQKVRVAFLPVGDSEVELLESTDSEGPIAKYIDKKGEGIQHIAFRVDNIEQAIATMKEKGIRMIDEKPRYGAGGAKIAFCHPKSTGGVLVELSEREDN is encoded by the coding sequence ATGAAGACGCTAAAAGTTGATCATATTGGGATCGCAGTAAAGAATCTTGATGAAACATTGAAATTTTATGAAGAGGTGCTGGGAATGGAATGCACCGGTAAAGAGGAAGTTGAAGAACAAAAGGTTCGGGTCGCATTTCTTCCTGTCGGCGATTCAGAGGTAGAACTTCTGGAGTCAACCGATTCGGAAGGACCCATTGCCAAATACATTGACAAGAAGGGGGAAGGAATCCAACACATTGCGTTTCGTGTCGACAATATCGAACAGGCCATCGCAACCATGAAGGAAAAAGGGATTCGCATGATCGATGAAAAGCCCCGCTACGGCGCAGGTGGAGCTAAAATCGCTTTCTGCCATCCTAAGAGCACGGGCGGTGTTCTGGTAGAATTGAGTGAGCGGGAAGACAATTAA
- the meaB gene encoding methylmalonyl Co-A mutase-associated GTPase MeaB, whose translation MELEKRLLDGDKRAAARLITMIENDDPKAVAILSACFSHTGKARVIGITGPPGAGKSTLVDKLAKQLRKKEAKVGVLAVDPTSPFTGGSILGDRIRMSDLNLDPGVFIRSMGTRGHLGGLSKSTLGAVKILDIMGMDYILIETVGVGQSEVDIVKAADSVLMVMVPGLGDDIQALKAGTMEIGDVFVINKSDRDGADRTKTEIEMMLDFDHGEWRPPVSQAVAVNNVGIEELTDNLDKHWNYMSESHQLVEKRTHNSELEIIDLTQSAILKKMMGNEDNRARIRELAKKVAIRERDPYSISQLVLKEMIVGTKGGIKNEDAKS comes from the coding sequence ATGGAACTTGAAAAAAGACTCTTGGATGGAGATAAAAGGGCAGCGGCTCGATTGATTACGATGATAGAAAATGATGATCCGAAAGCAGTTGCTATCCTTTCAGCCTGTTTCTCACATACGGGAAAAGCCAGAGTGATAGGCATCACAGGACCACCTGGTGCTGGCAAAAGTACTTTAGTTGATAAGCTGGCAAAACAACTTCGAAAAAAAGAAGCAAAAGTAGGAGTGCTTGCCGTTGATCCAACCAGTCCTTTTACTGGCGGATCTATTCTGGGAGACCGTATACGGATGTCAGACCTGAATCTTGATCCGGGTGTTTTTATTCGAAGCATGGGGACTAGAGGTCATTTGGGTGGCTTATCAAAATCAACTCTTGGAGCTGTAAAAATACTGGATATTATGGGGATGGATTACATACTCATTGAAACCGTTGGGGTAGGTCAGTCTGAGGTGGATATTGTCAAAGCAGCAGACTCTGTACTCATGGTGATGGTGCCAGGACTTGGTGATGACATTCAGGCTTTAAAGGCTGGAACAATGGAGATAGGTGATGTTTTTGTTATCAATAAATCGGACAGAGATGGAGCCGATCGAACAAAAACAGAAATTGAAATGATGCTCGATTTTGATCATGGAGAATGGCGACCGCCAGTATCCCAGGCAGTTGCTGTTAACAACGTAGGAATCGAAGAACTGACAGATAATCTGGATAAACATTGGAACTACATGTCAGAAAGTCATCAATTGGTTGAGAAAAGAACTCATAATAGCGAGCTGGAAATCATAGATCTAACTCAGTCAGCTATTTTGAAAAAAATGATGGGAAATGAAGATAATCGAGCCCGCATTCGTGAACTGGCCAAAAAAGTAGCCATTCGTGAACGGGATCCATATAGTATTAGCCAGCTTGTACTGAAAGAAATGATTGTAGGTACAAAAGGAGGTATAAAAAATGAAGACGCTAAAAGTTGA